The genomic window CCTTTGGCCGCTTCTCCTAAGCCATAGGCTTTGATATCGTCCCTGGTTTGTTGGACGGTTTGATGGAACCGTGAGAGTATCCAGCGATCTGATAATTCTAGTTTATCTATTTCAGGGGTTCCTAAACTTTGGGGGGTTTCTCCTTTGAGGTGCATCATGACAAACCGGGCTGCGTTCCAAAGTTTGTTAGCGAAATTTCGGGACGCTTCTACGGATTCGGATTCGTCGGTTTTGCGATCATATTGTAAGCTAATATCTTGACCTGCACCAGCCACTTCTTTAATTAGGGTATAACGCAGGGCATCAGTCCCATATTTTTCAATTAAGATTAAAGGATCAATACCATTATTAGAAGACTTCGACATTTTTTTGCCGTTTTCGTCCCTCACTAAGCCATGAATATAGACATCTTGGAAGGGCATTTTATCGGTAAAATAGCCAGCCATCATGGTCATTCTAGCGACCCAAAAGAAGATAATATCGAATCCTGTGACAAGGGTACTGGTGGGGTAATAGGTTTTTAAATCTTGCGTATTGTCAGGCCAGCCTAATGTTGAAAACGGCCATAAACCGGAGGAAAACCAAGTATCTAAGACATCAGGATCTTGTTCTAATTGAATAGTATCACCATAGTCTTTTTTTGCTTTTTCTAAGGCTTCTTGTTCTGAATGCGCCACAATAAAAGGGGTGTTATCGGTAATTTCTCCATTGGTTTCACTGATAACATACCATGCCGGAATTTGGTGACCCCACCATAATTGACGAGAAATACACCAATCTTTTAGTTTAACTAACCAATCTCGATAAACTTTTTTCCAGCGTTCAGGAACAAAATTAGGAGAATTATTTTCATCTAGAAACTTTAAAGCTTTTTGGGATAAGGGATCAATTTTGACAAACCATTGTGTGGATAATAAAGGTTCAACAGGAACTTTCCCCCTGTCACTATAAGGAACGGTATGATTATACTTTTCTGTTTTAATTAAAAAGCCATCTTCTTCTAACTTTTTAACAACATTTTTACGAGCAACATAACGATCTTGTCCTTCAAATATTCCTGCATTTTCGTTAAGTGTCCCATCTTTATTCATAATATTAATAAACGGCAGTTGATGACGGTTTCCCATCTCGAAATCATTGGGATCATGGGCAGGGGTTACTTTAACACAGCCGGTTCCAAATTCAGGATCAACTAATTCATCAGCAAAAATAGGGATTTCTCGCCCAACAATAGGTAAAGTTATGGTTTTTCCAATCAAATTTTTGTATCTTTCGTCATTAGGATTTACCGCTACTCCTGTATCTCCTAACATGGTTTCGGGTCGGGTGGTTGCCACTTCAACATGACCGCTACCGTCGCTTAAGGGATAACGAAAGTGCCATAAATGACCTTCTACCTCTTTACTTTCTACTTCTAAATCTGATACCGCAGACAAAGAAGCAGGACACCAATTAACTAAATAATTACCCCGATAAATTAATCCGGCTTCGTACAGTTTCACAAAGGCAGTTCTAACGGCTTTTGATAATCCTTCATCCAGGGTAAATCTTTCCCTTGACCAGTCCGCAGACAGTCCCATTTTTTTCAATTGATTAACAATTTTACCCCCAGATTCTTGCTTCCATTCCCAAGCTTTTTCTAAGAATTTTTCCCGTCCAATGTCATAACGGGTGATTCCTTCGGCCTTTAATTGGCGATCAAGTACAGTATGAACTGCTATACTGGCATGATCTGTTCCGGGGAGACAAAGGGTATTATAACCACACATCCGATGATACCGCACCAACACATCCATGAGGCAATCTTCAAACGCATGGCCCATGTGAAGACTTCCCGTAACGTTGGGGGGAGGAATGACAATACTATAGGTTTCTCCTTCCTTGCTGTTGTCTGCTTTAAAGACTTGATGGGTTTCCCATGCGTCTTGCCATTTGCTTTCTGTGGTTTTGGGGTCGTATTGGGTGGGTAGTTCGGGTATGGTTGCGGTCATGGACAATAAAAAGTGGGTGTGTTAATAGTTATCCTTGTTAAATTGTGCCATATCATCGGGGTTATGTTGAATTTAGAATGTTGAATTTAAAATTTAGAATTGAAATAGTTGATTAATATGAGTGTAATTAGTTTTAGTTATGCCATAATTATCAATAGAGTGAAGCTGAAAGATAGAGGGTTTAATAATTATGACACCGAATGTAAATATAGATAAGGCAACTCTGTATGAAGAGGATTTTTGTTTATGGTTAGAAACAACAGCAGAGTTATTAAAAAATCGTCAACTTGAGAACTTAGATTATGATAATTTAATTGAAGAAATAGAAACAATGGGAAGAAGTGAAAGAAACTCCCTCAAAAGTAATCTAGTTGTGGTCTTAATGCACTTATTGAAGTATAAATATCAACCTCAAAAACGTTCAAAAAGTTGGTTATCTTCTATTTTTGAACATCGCCGTCGTTTAATTGAAGCATTCAAAACGAGTCCAAGTTTAAAACGTTATTATCAGAAGGTTTTTGATGAATGTTATCAATATGCAGTGAGACAAGCCAGTATAGAAACAGGTTTACCGCTTGAAAAATTTCCCAATACAAGTCCTTTTACCACAGAAGAAACTATAGATTTTGATTTCTTACCACAGGATAATTAATTTTGACAGTGTAACTACTTAAGTATCAAAATGCGTATTTTCTCTGTGTTGATTTTGACTAGATTATGACATTATGGAAAATAATTAAATTATTCGGTAATTCAAATGTTAAATAGTTCTTTATCTCCTGCACAGGCTAAGATCGATTTAACTTTGTGGCAAGTAGAAGCTGATTCTATATCCAGTAATGAATTATATGTTTGGTTAGTTGATAGTGGATTACCTAGTGATGTCGCTTGTCGATTACATGAACTGATTAGCTTTACAAAAAGAGTCGGTAATAAAATCTTTAATATTGGCAAAATAGTCCTAATCAAGATTATTGACTTCGTAAAAGCTCATCCTTTTTTAGTTGCAGGAATGGGAATAGGTGCTGTTATCGGACAAGCAATAGCAACTTTAATAGTCCCAATTCCTTTTCTTGGTCAGTTATTGGCCCCAATAGCAGCAGTATTAGGAATCACTATTACATTAACTGGTGCAGTAATTGGTAATCGTTTAGATAAAAGATTTTCAGGAGTTGGGGATGATAAAGAATCTTCTTTGATGGAACTTTTACAGTTAATTGATGCTGTCAAAAATGGACAATTATCAGTTACAGAGGCTTATAAATTAGTAGAAAACCTACTAAAAAAGACTGATTAAATATTAAGTTTTTTTAGAATTATTGTACTATAATCGCTTGATGTTTTATCAATAATGATATCGACATTGAGCGATCAGAATTTCATTATTTTCTACAGCATAAACTAAACGATGTTCTTGATCAATACGACGTGACCAAAACCCAGACCAATTATATTTTAACGGTTCAGGGTTCCCCAGTCCATCAAAAGGATCACGTTTAATGTCTTCAATTAATTTATTGATACGTTTGATTATTTTTTTATCGGTTTGTTGCCAATATAAATAATCTTCCCAACCTTGTTCTGACCATTTTAAAATCATTCTTCAATTAAGTCTCTTTCTATTCCTTGTCCATTTCTTAGTTCTTGTATTGCTGTGTTTAATCTTTCTGCATTTTTCGGACTTTTTAATAAATAAGCGGTTTCTTTTTCTGATTCTATCTCACGCCATATTTCAATAGGAACAATAACCGCAACGGTTTGTCCTTGTTCGTTTGATACATACTGAATATCGGTTAAGTTCATGGCTTATTAATACTTTGATTCTATCACTTTGTATTTTATCAATAATGATATCGACAAGCAAGAATTCTGATCTTATGATCTAAAACTTGGTAAACTAAACGGTGTTCTTGATTAATTCTTCTTGACCAACAACCTGATAAATCATGTTTTAATTTTTCAGGTTTGCTAATACCTTCAAAGGGGTTACGTTGGACTTCTTGTATAAGTTTCATAATCTTTAAAGCTTGTTTACGATCATGTTTAACCCACCAAGCTAAGTCTTCAAAAGCATCAGCATCAAATTCCAAGTTTTTCACAGACTTCCTCTAATGTTATACCATCTTGACGGTTTTTAGCTTCTAAAAGACGCTGTTTCATCTTTGGACTTTTCAATAAGTAAGCGGTTTCTTTTTCTGATTCTATCTCACGCCATACTTCAATAGGAACAATAACCGCAACGGTTTGTCCTTGTTCGTCTGATACATACTGAATATTATTTGAGTTCATTGGTATTTAAGAGATGTGATAACTTCTTCTCTGGACTATTATAAAGCGATCGCCTGAAAGACTCCAATGGGGAAAAGTCTCATTGATACAAAAATCCCCTTATGATAGTAGAGTAAAGTATTCTCTAGTTTCTCAACCCAATCTGGTATGATTCTATGCGTCTCACCATTCAACCTTTTACGGTTCATAAACGTTTTCCTTTAACTATCAGTCGAGGAACCACAGCAAAAAATACTAATTTATGGATAAAAATAGAATCAGAAGGGATAGAAGGATGGGGAGAAGCCTCTCCTTTTTCTGTAGTCAAAGAAAGTAAAATAAATAGTGTTCAATTACAACAAGAATTAACTCGAATTATTCCTGAGTTAGAAAAATTTAATCCTTTACAAAGACAAGAAATAGAAACCGTTTTATTAGAAAATAATATTAAGTCTTCTCTTCGGGCTGCTATTGACACTGCTTTGTATGATTGGTTAGGAAAAAAGGTCAATTTACCCCTATGGAAACTGTGGGGATTAAAAGGCGATCGCTTGTTTTCTATTTCTGTTACCATTGGAATTAGTTCTCCAGATAAAGCAGTCGAAAGAGTGAGAAACTGGCTTAATTTTATGGAGGTTAAACTCTTAAAAATTAAGTTAGGATCTCCAGAGGGAATAGAAGCGGATAAAGCGATGATTTTAGCCATTCGCCAAGAAACTCCCCATCTTCCTTTAACGGTGGATGCTAATGGAGGATGGACATTAAAAGAAGCAATTTTGATGAGTGACTGGTTAGAAAAACAAAATGTTAAATATATAGAACAACCGTTAAATGTAGGGTATGAAGAAAATTTACCTCGTTTATATGAGCGATCGCCTTTACCGATTTTTGTCGATGAAAGTTGTTTTAATAGTGAAGATATTATCAAACTTTCTCCTTCCATTCATGGCATTAATATTAAACTGATGAAAGCAGGGGGAATAACTGAAGTGATGCGAATGATTTCTATCGCCAAAGCCTGTAAACTACAGATTATGTATGGTTGTTATTCGGATAGTAGTTTAGCCAATACTGCTATGACTCATTTAGCGACTTATGCTAATTATTTAGACCTAGATAGTCATTTAAACTTAATTGATGATCCCTTTCAAGGAGTAACCCTAAAAGACGGAAAATTAATGCTCAGTGATTTACCAGGATTAGGGGTAAACTGTAATCAGTAGTCAAAAAAAAGTATTTGTTATCATGATTTAGCAAAGAGTGAAAATGGTTGAATTATATCCTGTCAATTTTAGATTTTATGGTTCGTTAAATGATTTTTTACCGACTCAGCAAAAACAACAATCTTTTACTTATTGGGTAAAAGGAAATCCTTCTATTAAAGATACCATTGAAGCAGTTGGAATTCCTCATCCTGAAGTTGAATTAATATTAAATAATGGCAATATCATCGATTTTTCTTACGGGATCAAAAAAGAGGATTATATTACTGTATATCCTCATTTTTTCTCTTTACCTATCAACCAAGAAACATTACGAGAAACTTTAGAAATAAAACGATTTATCTTAGATGTTCATTTAGGCAAATTAGCCAAACAGATGAGATTATTAGGCTTTGATGTCATTTATGAAAATAATTATTCTGATGAAACTCTAGCAGACATTTCTCATCAACAACAACGTTATTTATTGACTCGTGATATTGCTTTATTGAAACGTTCTAAAGTAATTTATGGTTATTGGGTACGGGGCAAAAAGACCGAATCACAATTAATTGAAGTTCTCAATCGATTTGAATTATACTCAGAAATAACGCCTTTTAAACGTTGTATGCGATGTAATGGTTTAATTACTCCAGTGCATAAAGAAAACATAAAAGAACAGTTAGAACCGTTAACACAAGAACATTATCATGAATTCTATCAATGTACTGAATGTGAACAAGTTTATTGGAAAGGTTCCCATTATCCTAAATTAGAGAAATTTATTAGCAAACTAACATCTCGCACCTCTGAGAACGTGAGTTCGGTGTTAGGAGTTCGGCGGTCGGAGTTAGAATTTTTTTAACGAGGAAATCTGGGTTTGAGACTTCTTGTTGGTTGTCAGTTTTCCATAGATTCTCTTCCGTCGAACTCAGGTTCTGAGAAAACTAGCTAGTTAGAATAGGGAACGGAATTTTACCTTTAAAAAGTAGCAATCTATTGGAGATGGTGATAATCTTTGTTATTGCAACAAAGGCAACAATAAAGTAACAAAATAATAGACTAATGGGGCAGTAAAAACATAACTATCTGTTCGATCTAAAATACCGCCGTGTCCAGGAATTAATTGACCCGAATCTTTAACTCCGGCATCCCGTTTCATCATTGATTCAGTCAGATCACCCAATAAACTAACAATACCAATTAATACCCCTAAAATCATTCCGGTCACATACCAATAGGGCCATTCTAAATACCAAGCCCCGATTTCTCCAATGAGAATACTTCCCAACAACCCGAAAAACGCCCCTTCCACTGTTTTTTTAGGGCTAATATCAGATAAGCGGGTTCTCCCTAACCATTTCCCCATAATATAAGCCCCGATATCGGCAGCCCAAATACAACCAAAGGCTAAACAGGTGACAGTTAAAGCTGGCGGAAATAATTTCGGTTCGTTCCAAGACTCAGGCCAGTAACCCATAAGGGGTAAATTAATACTGGCGACATTAACGGTAGGGGCAGTATGGGCAAAACCTACCCGTAATCTTACCCAATAACTGGGTAAATATCCGCCATAAAATAACCCTAATACTGAGGTAGAAATATCGGCGATGGTGGCTGGTTTGGGTTGAAATAAGAGGTAAAAACAAATTAACGCCCCCGTTAAGGGGAATAAAGCATCCGTTAGGGGTGAGGCGATCGCCGAACTGATCAGGAGTATTTGAGAGACGACTAGAGTTGTTTTAGCGGCAGGGGCGATCCCTTTGGCCCGAACTAATTGAAAATACTCCAGTTGTCCTAAAAAAACGATCACACAAAGTCCGAGGGTGAAGTACCATCCCCCAATAATTAACATCCCTAAGGCAAAGACAATGGCGACAATGGCCGTGATAATTCGAGTCCAAGGCATAACAGTAGAAAAAGATTAAGGTGAGGAGTCACAAGGCAACAACATTAAGGATTCCTTATGAAAGGTTAACAAATTTCTTGCCCTTTATTCTAGGAATTTCCTGGAATTTATTGTAATTGCCCCTTTTATTAGAGTACAAAAGGTTAAAATTTTTCACCACTGAGAATAAAAATGGGATCGACGGCCGCTAGGGTTTGATAGAGTCCTTTGGTTTCTAGGCGGTTCACCCCCCCTTGAACCACCTCTATATTCCGTGCTTGTAGGGCTGCTAACCCCTCTGAAATAAGATAAAGGTTTTCTAGGTTAGAAGCAGTGGCCACTAGCCGTCCTTCGGGCTTTAATCGTTGCCAAACTTCCGTTAAAATCTCCTTGATGGGTCGTCCTCCTTCGAGGCAAATGCGATCGGGCAAGGGTTCTAGTTGGTTAAGACATTCCGGTGCCTGCCCTGCCAGTATTTTTACGTTTTGTACCCCAAAGCGATCGCAGTTACGACGAATAAGATTAACGACATCTTCATCTCGTTCAACGGCAATGATTTGACTCTTGGGGCATAATAAGCCTACTTCAACGGGAATGGTTCCTGTTCCTGCCCCAATATCCCACACCACCGAGTCTTGTTTCAATCTTAAGGCTGAAATGAGCAGTAAACGGACTTCTCGTTTACTGAGGGGAATTCCTGGAAACCGCTCAAAAAGATCGTCGGGAATACCAGGAGTTTTATAGGGCCAGAGCATAATAATACAACCTTTTGGTAGTTTAATTTTTATTTTAATTCTTTAGGTTTTAAATATCTTTGGCCATAATGTTTCTAAAGCAGTGCCAGCCGTCCGAATTTTAAATTTTTCTGTTAATCTTTGTTGCTGTTTAAGTGAAAAGTAATCTTTCCAGGAACCGACTTTTCCTTTACGAACAAAAGGAGGCATATTTTTAGGCCGTTTACTAGACCAACGTTGCTGATCTTTTTTCATGCTTTTCAATGAACTATTCACAATAATCTTGTTAATAATTTCCTCATTTTCGATACAGTTTAAGTAATCACCTCCTAGAAAATTAGCTATTTTTATAATAATTGGTCTAAGGTCAGCTTTCATATTTTCATAGGTTAAAAATAAAACATTTTCCTCATCTCTATATTCATACCAAGGAAGTAAATGATCAAAATAGTCTCCAAAATCAACTTCTCCCCGTATAAAGCATTCAAAAAAATCATCAAAGGTTCCATCGGCAAAATTATAATGTTGAATAAAACCCCTAGTATGATGATAAAATGAAACCACACAATCAAAAGGATTTCTCGCAACATAAATATACTTAGCTGCTGGATGATAAGGGGTTAACTGACGGGGAAAATGGGTTTTAATAACCCTTGGTTGACGTAACTTTTCTATGGTTTCTTTTCCTATTTCTTCTAAATGGGGGATATAATCTTCTAGTTTTTCTGATGGAGATAAAGGTTCTCCTTGATGTTGCATCAACCAAAGAATATATTGTGTCCAAGTTGTACCACATTTAGGATAGGTTACGAGAAAAACATCTGAAGGTTGCGCTTGATATCGTAGTGCAGATATAAACCCTTCAATGGGAAATCCTATCGGCATCAAAAATCCATCATGATCGTAATAACTCGGTTTTTTTCTATTCATTGATCTCAATTTTACTTACTTTCCTAAGAGGGTATCAACTGAAAAATTAATTTGAGGAGAAGATAAAGGGGAAATAAATCCAGTTTGATAATCTTGCTTGATTTGATAATCGTTATCTTTAGGGTTTTGGAAGACTTTTAGGGTTTTTAAAGTGAGAGCAATGACCCAGTATTCTTGAATATGAGCATTAGCATAAATTGTTTTTTTTATTCCTAAATCTTTGCTTAAGGTACTATCAGCAATTTCAATTAACCAATAAATATCTTCAGGGTAAGGATGGTGATCAAAATATAATGAGGAAGGAGCGCAAACGACAGCAATATCTGGCTCAGGTTCTGAGTCGATTAAAGTAATAGGATGAGCTTCGCTGATGATAGCTTGTTTCCCTAAAAGAGAGCGTAAATACTCGGCGATCCTAAGATTAATATAGTGATGTAATGGACCTTCTGGACTCATTTGTAGTATTTCTCCTGCAATTAACTCAACGGGTCGATTATCGAGAATTCCAGCTTCAATCATTTTGTGATAATCTTCTACTGACCATTTAGCAAGACTGTACATAACTGTTATTAATTCCTATCAAATAGTAGTCAATTTAATCTTTATTTCGATCATCTTAGCATATCTCTCTAAAGTAAGAAAAAAAGCGTGAAATTAAGCTAAAAAACTAAACTGTACCCATAGTTTGCTAAACTATTAACAAAGAGCATTAAAAGAGTAAGTATGATTATGGCAAATCAAGAACATTTAGCCCTTTTAGAAAAAGAAAAAAACTGGATAAGCTGGCGTAAAAATAACCCTCAAATCAGTCCAGATTTGCAAGAGATTGATTTAACAGGAAAAAATCTTAAACAAGCTCATTTATGTGAAGTTAACCTGAGTCAAGCTAATTTAGAAAACGTAAATTTGAGCCAAGCAAACTTAGAAAAAGCCGATTTAACCCAAGCCAATTTGAGAGCAGCTAATCTCAGTTATGCCTACCTAGAACGAGCCAACCTAATTGGGGCAAATTTACGACAAGCTAACTTAATCCAAGCTCATTTATCTGAGGCTAATTTAATCGGAACGTCCCTAAGAAATAGTCAGATTCAAGCAGCAAATTTTAGTCGCAGCCAACTCAATCGTACCAATTTAAGCGAAGCTTATGGACGAAATACTAACTTTTGTGAAGCGGATCTTTCCCAAGCAAGCTTATACGAAGTTGAACTACAGGGAGCTTATTTTTACCGAGCTAATTTATTTCAAGCTCAAATGATTCAAGGGCATTTATATCATAGTTATTTATATGACGCTAACCTACAAGAAATTAAAGGCGATCGCCTCGATTTAAGATGGAGTAATTTAAGTAAAGCAAATCTACAAGGAGCCAGTTTACAAGGAGCAAACTTAAGTTATGCTAATCTGAGCTATGGGAACCTAGAAGGAGCCAACTTACAAGGGGCAAACTTGAGAGGAGCCAATTTAATCGGAACGAATCTAGAACAGACTAACTTAAGTGAGGCCAACTTAACAGACACCATCACTGCTTAATAATTTGTTAAATATGAGGGAAAAAAATCGCAGTATTCTAATATTTATAGACAGCTAATCACGGTTAATAATTGAGTTTCAATTCATGCTGGAAAAAATCTTATACGCTGACTCAGGAACTGGAACCACCCAAGAAATGCTTAAAGTTTTGATGGATCTTCCGGCCATTAAAAAAGCATCCCTAAATATCCTCCATGTCGTTCCTCCCCAAATTACCACCGATGAGATCGCAACTAAATGGGAAGAAGGGGGTAAATTAATTGCAGGTATCCTTGATAACCTTAAACTTGATCCCACCCATGTCTCTACCATGCTACGTCAAGGCGATCCTAAAGACACGGTGTGTCAGGTAGCCGATGAGATCAACGCAGATTTAATCATTATGGGATCACGGGGACTTAAACGCCTCGAAGCCATTTTAGAAAAATCGGTCAGTCAATACGTCTTTCAACTGACTAACCACCCTATGTTGTTAGTTAAGGATGATGTTTACGTCAAAAAGATTAAACGGGTCATGGTTGCCCTCGATAAGTCTCCTGCAGCCCAATATGCCCTAGACTTAGCCTTGTATTTATTACGAGACTATTCAGAAGCCGAATTAGTTCTAGCACGGGTGAACCCTGACATTAAACCAGAACTGCTACCCCTATCCAAAGCAGAGATGGAGAATAACCCCATTGTGGCAGAAGCAGCCACTAAAGTGAAGCGCATGGGAGTTCCCTATCGTTGTGCCGTAACCGGGGGTCGTCCTGGGGAACAACTATGTCAGTTAGCAGAGGACTACAATATCGACTTATTGTTATTGGGATCACCCGATCGCCGTCCCTCTGTGGCCAAAGCGTTACCGGATCTTGATCGACTGTTAGGAACCTCCTTATCGGATTATGTCAGGGTTAATGCCAATTGTCCCATTCTCTTGGCCCGCAAAGAAGGAATCTAAAGGGAAAGAAACTTAAATCTTTGTAACAAGATGTTTCACAAACGGTCAATGATGATGCAAAGTAATGGTTAAATCTGTCATATTCTAGGAGATTACTGTCCATGTTATCTGATACCCAAGTGTTAGTTGCGTTAGTTATTGCCTTAGTTCCTGGGATTCTTGCTTTTCGCTTAGCCACGGAACTTTATAAGTAACTGTTTCGTTTAATAAAACAGATACCGATTCATCCCGACAGAAACAATGATTTAATGTTTTTGTTTGGGGTGAATGGTCTATTGTAGATGAGTTATCTGTTGAACCTATGTCCATGTCTAGACAACGTCGTTCTTCTCGTCGTCAAACCATTACCACGACTCACCCAGAACATCAATGGGTAGCCACAGAAATTACCATTAAATTAGTCATCAACGGCATTTTATCAGCCGTTGCACTGTTTAGCTTGTTTAAGTTAATTCCCTATCAATGGTCACAACAAGCACAGTTAAAAGAAATTAGAGTCGAAATCGAAGAAACAGAAAAACGAGTGTCTCAGTTAAGAAATGATTTTCGTCATAATTTTGATCCCTACAAAATTGATAAAGTGATGGAAGAACAAAGTCCCCGTTTACAACCCACACAAAGGCGTATTTTTTGGTTGAATTAGTTAGGTTTGGGAATAGGGAATATATAATTAGAAAACTATAGGATCATTGTAATTTTTAAAAGTTTTTGCAATGCAATCGGATATCAACAACATCATAGTTGTTTCTTTCATACACATTCAGGCACTAAACCCTAGAACAATTTCTCTTGACAAAGGGTTAAATGAAACTGTAGGTTAATTTTTTGTTTTCTTGATACTGGCCCTGGTCTATCTTCTTCGGGTAATTCACAGACTTCTAGTGATTTTGTGGGACAACCTCTGTTGCTACAAGCGAATGAAATCTATGCCGTTACCGGCAACTTTCCAGGTGAAGCCAGTGCTTTAGCTTTTACGACTTGGACATTAGATGCACCAGCGACAGAACCTGTTTCTGTACCAGAACCTTCAATTATTATTGGATTGGGGATGTTAACAACATTTGGTATCAGTACAGGCTTCAAACGTAAATTAAGTAAAGCTAAGAAGAAATAAAATTGAATTTCAAATTTGTATTTAATTTTCTCCTCGTTTATATGGGAGATTTTTTTTTGTTGACTATAAAGTGAGATTTAAAAACCTTCTTTTTTTTGTATATTTCTCACCTGTTCAATGTCTAACTCTAAAGCTTCGGCCACCTGTTCAACTGTTAAACCCAATGCTAACAAACGGGGAACAGTTTCTAATGCTTTGTCAAGTCTTCCCTCCTCACGACCTTCCTGGCGACCTTCTACTTGACGGTTAGGATAAATAATTACCCCACGCCAATCATTAGTTAAATTAGTTTTACTCAGATATAAGAAGATTTCTGCAAAAAAGCGACCATAAAAGTTATCGTCTTTTTGAAACTGTACTTTACAGAAATAAATCGGTGTATTAAGATTATTATTTTTTGGTAAGAATACTCCATCAATGCGAAAGGATAATTGTTTAATCTCTACCGAGTCAAAACAATAGCTGTTTGCTTCGGTTGCAGGAAATTGAATCAACTCAAAGAAAATAGAGGGAAAAGATTGAAAGAGACGGTAAAAAATAGTATCTGTTTTCATCCTTACTTAATCACTAAGATGACTTCTGCAAAAAGTCTTTTTTTCTCACGAAGATAAACCCTCACTGTTCATTCTCCTGAAGAAAATTAATCGTTTTCTCAATAGTTAATTGACGACTTTTTAAAATAGATTGAAATAATTCCGTTGATAACGCTTGTTCAACAGGATGTACCCCTGGTTGAACCAGTTCCCCCTTAAGCAGCAACTCGACAATACTACCCGTTCCCATACCAGCAGCAACCGAGGCACTTTCATGGCTAAAGGTACTGATATAATGGGCTGCACCCTCAGATCCATAACCCTTAACATCGCAACGCATGGCAACTCCTGTTCCCGTAAAGCGATCGCTCACATCCGTCATCACATGACTCACCTGTGCCAAAAATTCCACCGTTTTCGGACT from Crocosphaera subtropica ATCC 51142 includes these protein-coding regions:
- a CDS encoding prevent-host-death protein, with amino-acid sequence MNLTDIQYVSNEQGQTVAVIVPIEIWREIESEKETAYLLKSPKNAERLNTAIQELRNGQGIERDLIEE
- a CDS encoding dipeptide epimerase; its protein translation is MRLTIQPFTVHKRFPLTISRGTTAKNTNLWIKIESEGIEGWGEASPFSVVKESKINSVQLQQELTRIIPELEKFNPLQRQEIETVLLENNIKSSLRAAIDTALYDWLGKKVNLPLWKLWGLKGDRLFSISVTIGISSPDKAVERVRNWLNFMEVKLLKIKLGSPEGIEADKAMILAIRQETPHLPLTVDANGGWTLKEAILMSDWLEKQNVKYIEQPLNVGYEENLPRLYERSPLPIFVDESCFNSEDIIKLSPSIHGINIKLMKAGGITEVMRMISIAKACKLQIMYGCYSDSSLANTAMTHLATYANYLDLDSHLNLIDDPFQGVTLKDGKLMLSDLPGLGVNCNQ
- a CDS encoding Txe/YoeB family addiction module toxin; this encodes MILKWSEQGWEDYLYWQQTDKKIIKRINKLIEDIKRDPFDGLGNPEPLKYNWSGFWSRRIDQEHRLVYAVENNEILIAQCRYHY
- a CDS encoding prevent-host-death protein, with protein sequence MNSNNIQYVSDEQGQTVAVIVPIEVWREIESEKETAYLLKSPKMKQRLLEAKNRQDGITLEEVCEKLGI
- a CDS encoding valine--tRNA ligase — encoded protein: MTATIPELPTQYDPKTTESKWQDAWETHQVFKADNSKEGETYSIVIPPPNVTGSLHMGHAFEDCLMDVLVRYHRMCGYNTLCLPGTDHASIAVHTVLDRQLKAEGITRYDIGREKFLEKAWEWKQESGGKIVNQLKKMGLSADWSRERFTLDEGLSKAVRTAFVKLYEAGLIYRGNYLVNWCPASLSAVSDLEVESKEVEGHLWHFRYPLSDGSGHVEVATTRPETMLGDTGVAVNPNDERYKNLIGKTITLPIVGREIPIFADELVDPEFGTGCVKVTPAHDPNDFEMGNRHQLPFINIMNKDGTLNENAGIFEGQDRYVARKNVVKKLEEDGFLIKTEKYNHTVPYSDRGKVPVEPLLSTQWFVKIDPLSQKALKFLDENNSPNFVPERWKKVYRDWLVKLKDWCISRQLWWGHQIPAWYVISETNGEITDNTPFIVAHSEQEALEKAKKDYGDTIQLEQDPDVLDTWFSSGLWPFSTLGWPDNTQDLKTYYPTSTLVTGFDIIFFWVARMTMMAGYFTDKMPFQDVYIHGLVRDENGKKMSKSSNNGIDPLILIEKYGTDALRYTLIKEVAGAGQDISLQYDRKTDESESVEASRNFANKLWNAARFVMMHLKGETPQSLGTPEIDKLELSDRWILSRFHQTVQQTRDDIKAYGLGEAAKGLYEFIWGDFCDWYIELVKTRLWDETPSREVARQTLAYVLDGTLKLLHPFMPHITEEIWQTLTQSNDQFIALQAYPAVNNSLINPDLEDSFTLLFETIRTLRNMRAEADIKPGVKVSVILQSENEQERTILESGRKYIQDLGKVDNLTITSQLEQQTEQVVAGVVGTIQALIPLSGVVDIASLRAKLEKNLGKVEAEIKSLSGRLNNPGFVNKAPEAVVQGARDSLAEAEKQAEILRERLKRLQ
- a CDS encoding DUF29 domain-containing protein; translation: MTPNVNIDKATLYEEDFCLWLETTAELLKNRQLENLDYDNLIEEIETMGRSERNSLKSNLVVVLMHLLKYKYQPQKRSKSWLSSIFEHRRRLIEAFKTSPSLKRYYQKVFDECYQYAVRQASIETGLPLEKFPNTSPFTTEETIDFDFLPQDN
- a CDS encoding Mut7-C RNAse domain-containing protein codes for the protein MVELYPVNFRFYGSLNDFLPTQQKQQSFTYWVKGNPSIKDTIEAVGIPHPEVELILNNGNIIDFSYGIKKEDYITVYPHFFSLPINQETLRETLEIKRFILDVHLGKLAKQMRLLGFDVIYENNYSDETLADISHQQQRYLLTRDIALLKRSKVIYGYWVRGKKTESQLIEVLNRFELYSEITPFKRCMRCNGLITPVHKENIKEQLEPLTQEHYHEFYQCTECEQVYWKGSHYPKLEKFISKLTSRTSENVSSVLGVRRSELEFF
- a CDS encoding Txe/YoeB family addiction module toxin, coding for MKNLEFDADAFEDLAWWVKHDRKQALKIMKLIQEVQRNPFEGISKPEKLKHDLSGCWSRRINQEHRLVYQVLDHKIRILACRYHY